CAGCCGGAGATCAGCAGAAAGATAGCAATAATAGTGTTAATGGTCGGGCTGGCGAAATACCCGACGCTGGCATCGTGAGTAGAAAATCCGCCGATAGCGATAGTGGCAAAGCTGTGGCCAATCGCGTCAAAGGCGGGCATTCCCGCAAACCACAGCGCCAGCGCGCACGCCACCGTCAACAAAACATAAATCAGCCACAGCGTTTTCGCCGTTTCGGCAATACGCGGGCGCATTTTATTGTCTTTGAGCGGCCCTGGCATTTCAGCGCGGTACAGCTGCATCCCACCGACGCCGAGAATGGGCAGAATCGCCACCGCCAGCACAATGATCCCCATCCCGCCGAACCATTGCAGCATCTGGCGATAGAAAAGGATGGCATGCGGCAGAGAATCAAGCCCCACCAGCGTGGTCGCGCCCGTGGTCGTCAGCCCGGAAAAGGATTCGAAAAAGGCGTCAGTAATCGTGAGGTTAGGCCGCTCGGAGAAGATAAACGGCAGGGCCCCGACGCTGCCCAGCACCGTCCAGAAGAGCACGACAATAAGAAACCCTTCGCGCGATTTCAGCTCGCGCTTCTGGTGACGGTTCGGCCACCAGAGCGCCGCGCCGATAGCCAGCGCGACAAAAAAGGTTTGAGTGAAAGCGCGTCCCGCGCCGTCGCGGTATAGCAGGGCCACCAGGCCGGGAATGATCATTGTCCCGGAAAACAGGATAACCAGTAGACCAACGATTCGGGTAATGGCGCGAAAATGCATCTGCCGTTTCCTTTGGAATCAAAATGAAGGAGAGGATTATTATTCAACCGACAACAAATGCAATGCACCACGGCTAAAGTCGGCAAGCTTTGCCGAAAAAGCCGCCACCTGCGTATACGGAAGCGCCACGCGCAACGCCACATTGGCCTGAAACGCGCTCTCCACCACCCTGCCGTTAAACTGACCGAGCAGCGTTTCCACACCTGCGAGCTGCGCGTAATCGCACAGCAAAGTATATTCCGTCAGCGGCACTTTGAGTGTGGTTTCAAGCTGCGTTAACGCCTGTTGAACACCGCCGCCGTAGGCTTTCACCAGCCCGCCGGTGCCAAGCTTAACGCCGCCGAAATAGCGCACCACCACGGCAGTAATCTCGCCGACGCCGCTGCCCATCAGCTGCGCCAGCATCGGTTTTCCGGCCGTGCCCGCCGGTTCACCGTCGTCCGAGAACCCGAGCTGCTGCGAATCATCGGGCGCGCCCGCCACCCATGCCTGGCAATAATGCCTGGCATCCGGGTAATCGGCGCGCGCCTGCACAACGAACGCTTTGGCCGCTTCCACGCCCTCGGTATGGCCGAGCAACGTAATAAAGCGGCTCTTTTTGATCTCTTCTGTAAAGATCACCGGCAAGGCCGGAACTAGCCAGCTCTCCATCAGGCGAGCTTCAGATCCCGGGTCATGTTTTCCACACCGTGTTCGTGAATGACCACGTTATCCTCAATGCGGATACCGCCGAACGGCTTCAGCGCCTCGATTTTCTGCCAGTTGAAGTGCTTACTGAACGGGCCTTCGCGCCACGGCGCCAGCAGCGACTCAATAAAGTAAATCCCCGGCTCAATCGTCAGCACCATACGCGGCTGCAATACGCGCGTGCAGCGCAGATAAGGATATTTCGCCGGTGCAGCCAGATGCGTGCCACTGTCGTCCTGCATAAAGCCCGCGACATCATGCACCTGTAAGCCCAGTGGATGCCCGATACCGTGCGGCATAAACGGCCCGGTAATGTCGGCTTCCACCATCGCTTCTTCGCTGATGTCCGTGACAATCTGATGACGGCGCAGCAGCTTCGCGATGCGCTGATGGAACTGAATGTGGTAATCGATATAACTGACGCCCGCTTTCATGGTGCCAATCAGCGCCAGCTGTTCTTCATTCACGTCTTTAATCAAAGCTGCGAAATCGCTGTCGCTGTCAGCTGCCCAAGTGCGGGTTAAATCGGCCGCATAACCGTTATATTCTGCACCCGCGTCCAGCAGGAAGCTGCGCATCTCAGACGGCGCGCGGTGATCGAGACGGGTGTAATGCAGCACAGCGGCGTGTTCATTGAGCGCCACGATATTGCTGTAAGGCACATCGGTATCGCGATGGCCGGTTGCGGTCAGGTAGGCAAGGTTTATATCGAATTCGCTCATGCCGGACAGAAACGCTTCATGTGCGGCGCGGTGGCCGTTAACCGCCGTCTTCTGCGCTTCGCGCATGCAGGCCAGCTCGTAATCCGTCTTATACGCGCGGTAGAAGTGCAGATAATCAATCACGCCTTTCGGGTTAATTTTATCAGCTGGCAATTCCAGTTTCAGCGCGCGCTCCGGCACCGGGCCGATATACGCGATATTGCCGCGCGCGGCAGGCAGCTGGCCGCCGATGTCGTCAGCTTTCGGCAGCGCGATAATGTCTATCTCGTCTGTCCAGAACGCACTCGGCAGCGGCTCGACGTTATGCCAGTAATCCACCGGCAGATAAAACCACAGCTTCGGCTTGTTCACGCCATCCACCAGCAACCAGCAGTTTGGCACCTGCGTCACCGGCACCCACGCTTTGAACTGCGGATTCACCTTAAACGGATAGGGATGATCGTCTAAAAAGACGTTAAACAGTTCCCCGGAGTGGATAAGCAGCGCGTCCAGATTAAAGCGGGCAAGGACGTTGCGGGTACGCTCCTGGAGCGTATCCAGATGATTTTTATAGAGGGTGGTCAGCGAATCCATACTTTACCTTTAAAGTTTGAGCTCTCAACTCCGGCATCTTAGCACACCGGTTTATTCCCTGAGCGTTTTCCACCATCCGTGATCGCGTTTGCAAATATTTAAACAGTAATTTGCATTTCATTAACATCAACTCCACACTCCGCTTCATCTGGTACGACCAGATCCCCTTGCTGGATTCAGGAGACCGACATGCTCTACAAAGGCGACACCCTGTACCTTAACTGGCTGGAAGACGGCATTGCCGAACTGGTGTTCGATGCCCCCGGCTCGGTGAATAAGCTTGATACCGCGACCGTAGCAAGCCTTGGCCATGCGCTCGACGTGCTGGAAAAACAGCACGATCTCAAAGCCCTGCTGCTGCGTTCGGAAAAAGCCGCGTTTATCGTCGGCGCCGACATTACCGAATTCCTCTCGCTGTTCCAGGTGCCTGCTGAGCAATTAAGCCAGTGGCTGCACTTTGCCAACAGCGTGTTTAACCGCCTTGAAGATCTGCCGGTGCCTACACTTTGCGCCATCAACGGCTACGCGTTAGGCGGCGGCTGCGAGTGCGTGCTGGCGACCGATTTCCGTCTCGCCACGCCGGATGCCCGTATCGGCCTGCCGGAAACGAAACTTGGCATCATGCCGGGCTTTGGCGGCTCGGTACGCCTGCCGCGTCTGTTGGGCGCCGACAGCGCGCTGGAAATCATCGCGGCCGGTAAAGACATCACCGCCGACGCGGCGCTGAAAGTGGGCCTGGTTGATGCGGTCGTGAAACCGGAAAAACTGATCGAGGGCACGCTGCGTATGCTGCGCCAGGCCATCGACGGCGAGCTCGACTGGAAAGCCCGCCGCCAGCCAAAACTTGAACCGCTGCGCTTAAGTAAAATCGAAGCCACTATGAGCTTTACCATCGCCAAAGGCATGGTGATGCAGACCGCGGGCAAACACTACCCGGCGCCGATGACGGCGGTGAAAACCATCGAAGCGGCCGCAGGGCTGGGCCGTGATGAAGCGCTGGCGCTGGAGAACAAAAGCTTTGTGCCGCTGGCGCGCTCCAGCGAAGCGCGCGCGCTGGTCGGCATCTTCTTAAACGACCAGTACGTCAAAGGCCTCGCGAAAAAACTGACCAAAGAGACCGAGACGCCGAAACAGGCCGCGGTACTGGGCGCAGGCATTATGGGCGGCGGCATCGCCTACCAGTCAGCCTGGAAAGGCGTGCCGGTCATCATGAAAGATATCAACGAGAAATCACTGACGCTCGGCATCAGCGAAGCCAGCAAGCTGCTGAATAAACAGCTGGAGCGCGGCAAAATCGACGGGCTGAAGCTTGCAGGCGTTATCGCCACCATCCATCCGACGCTGGATTACGCCGGCTTTGAGCGCGCTGACGTGGTCGTCGAGGCGGTGGTCGAAAACCCGAAAGTGAAAAAAGCGGTGCTGGCGGAAACCGAACAAAAAGTTCGCCCGGATACCGTGATTGCCTCCAATACCTCGACGATCCCTATCAGCGAGCTGGCAAGCGTGCTGAAACGCCCGGAAAACTTCTGCGGCATGCACTTCTTTAACCCGGTGCACCGTATGCCGCTGGTTGAAGTGATCCGCGGCGAGAAAACCTCCGACGCCACGATAGCCAAAGTGGTGGCCTGGGCCAGCAAAATGGGCAAAACGCCGATTGTGGTGAATGACTGCCCCGGCTTCTTCGTCAACCGCGTGCTGTTCCCCTATTTCGCCGGGTTCAGCCAGCTGCTGCGCGACGGCGCTGATTTCCGCCAGATAGACAAAGTGATGGAGAAACAGTTCGGCTGGCCGATGGGCCCGGCGTATCTGCTGGATGTCGTCGGCATCGATACCGCGCACCATGCACAGGCCGTGATGGCGGCGGGTTTCCCGCAGCGCATGCAAAAAGATTACCGCGATGCTATCGACGCGCTGTTTGACGCCGGTCGCTTCGGGCAGAAAAACGGTAAAGGTTTCTATGCCTATCAGGAAGACAGCAAAGGCAAACCGCGCAAAGTGCCGGATAACGCGGTGGACAGCCTGCTTGCGGAGGTGAGCCAGCCGAAGCGCGCGTTCAGCGATGAAGAGATCGTCGCGCGCATGATGATCCCGATGGTCAACGAAGTGGTGCGCTGCCTGGAAGAAGGCATTATCGCCAGCCCCGCCGAGGCGGATATGGCGCTGGTTTACGGTCTCGGCTTCCCGCCGTTCCACGGCGGCGCGTTCCGCTGGCTGGATACGCAGGGCAGCGCGAAATACCTCGATATGGCGCAGCACTATCAGCATCTCGGCCCGCTTTATGAAGCGCCGGCGGGGCTTCGCGACAAAGCGAGCCACAACGCGCCTTATTATCCCCAGGTTGAACCCGCCCAACCGGTGGGCGAACTGCAAACGGCTTAAGGAGTGACGAATGGAAAAGGTTGTAATTGTTGATGCTATCCGCACCCCGATGGGCCGTTCCAAAGGCGGCGCGTTCCGTCAGGTGCGGGCAGAAGATCTCTCCGCACACCTGATGCGCAGCCTGCTGTCGCGTAATCCGCAGCTCGAAGCCAGCGCCATCGACGACATCTACTGGGGCTGCGTGCAGCAGACGCTGGAGCAGGGTTTTAACATCGCCCGCAACGCCGCGCTGCTGGCGGAAATTCCGCACAGCGTTCCCGCGGTGACGGTCAACCGCCTGTGCGGTTCGTCAATGCAGGCGCTGCACGATGCCGCACGCATGATCATGACCGGCGATGCCAGCGTATGTCTGGTGGGCGGCGTGGAACACATGGGCCATGTGCCGATGAACCACGGTGTCGATTTTCATCCGGGCTTAAGCCGTAACGTCGCGAAAGCCGCGGGCATGATGGGGCTGACGGCGGAAATGCTTTCGCGTATGCACGGCATCAGCCGTGAAATGCAGGACGCTTTCGCCGCTCGCTCGCACCAGCGCGCCTGGGCCGCCACACAGGCCGGGCATTTTAAACAGGAAATCATTCCGACCAGCGGCCACGACGCCGACGGCGTGCTTAAGCGCTACGACTTTGACGAAGTGATCCGCCCGGAAACCACCGTTGAAGGGCTGTCGCAGCTGAAACCCGCGTTCGACCCGGCAAACGGTACAGTCACGGCGGGCACCTCGTCAGCGCTCTCCGACGGCGCGGCGGCGATGCTGGTCATGAGCGAATCGCGCGCCCGTGAACTCGGCCTGACCCCGCGCGCGCGTATCCGTTCTATGGCGGTAGTAGGCTGCGATCCGTCGATTATGGGTTACGGCCCGGTGCCGGCCTCGAAGCTGGCGCTGAAAAAAGCCGGTCTGACCGCGAGCGATATCGATCTGTTTGAAATGAACGAAGCCTTTGCCGCACAGATCCTGCCGTGCATTAAAGATCTGGGCCTGATGGAGCAGATCGACGAGAAGATCAACCTCAACGGCGGCGCGATAGCGCTCGGCCACCCGCTCGGTTGCTCCGGCGCGCGTATCAGCACCACGCTGATTAACCTGATGGAGCGCCGCGACGCGGAGCTTGGCCTTGCCACGATGTGTATCGGCCTGGGCCAGGGCATCGCGACGGTCTTTGAGCGAGTGTGAGTCAGACAACGCGCCTGGCATCAGGCGCGTTGGCGAAAAGTTTAGTTGCCGTTCTTCCCGCCTGTCAGGGGCGGGTTTTTTATTTTCCACATTTGTGCCAGGCTTTTTTAACGACTCTACACTTCAGGGAAAACCATGAAGGGATGCTTTATCTTCGCGCCGCTTGCCGCTGCGCTTTTTTGCACTACTTCTGCACGGGCAGAGCTGTCAGAGGAGACGCTGGCGCAGCGCTGCCTGACCTCGCTTATCAGCACATGGCAGGATCACGCGTATATGCAAAAAGTCCTGAATGAATCGCGCGTTGTGCCGGAGAGCGTGGTTGTGGAACGGTATGACGAAAACGTGGGGCAGCAGCATATCGCGACCTAGCTCACCGCCAAACTGGATCATCCAGTGCGCAAAAATATTACGCTGCTTTGCCTGCTGGAAAACGATAGACCGTTATATGTCTGGTCAGGAAGGGAGATTGCCGCCAGCCCGTAATCAGGGCTGGCGTTATGCGGGCACGACTCAGATAAACGCAAAGGCGTCGCCGAACAGGCGGTCTTCGCGCGCGCTGCGCTCGTTGCAGAACAGGTCGCGGGCGATCTTCGCCATCTCGAAACGTCCGGCGATGTAGATATCGTGTCCGGCAAGCGTACCGAAATCCTGCATCACTGCCGTCAGTACCGTGCCGCTGCGGCCGCGCCACGTCTCATCCGGCTGCTCAACCACCGGCACAATCTTCAGATTCGGGTGGTCAACCGACAGCGCTTCCAGCTCTGACAGATCGTAAAGATGCTTCTCTTCGCGGCCGCCCCAGTAAATCGTGATATCGCGATTCGGGTTGCGCGCCAGCGCCGTCAGCAGAATCGAACGCGCGTAGGAGAACCCCGTACCGCCGGCAATCAGGATCAGTGGACGCTCTTCGTCATCGCGCAGCCAGGCGTCGCCATGCGGAATATCGACCACAATTTCACGCTCTTTGAGAATGCGATCCATCACCGCCATCGCGTAGAGGTTAAGTTCCGACGCGCCGATATGCAGTTCGATAAAGCCCTGCTCATCCGGCGTGGAGGCCATAGAAAAAGGGCGCTTGTCCCGCTCATCCATTACCACCATCAGGTACTGACCTGCGCGAAACGAAAAGGCCGCTTCCGGCACTAAACGAACGCGATAAACGGTATCCGTGATGGCTTCTACCGAGGTCACTTTACAGCTTAAGGTTGTCATGCGTTCCCTCTGTCGGGTCAATAATGCAACTGCAACGGCGGCGCGTCAGGCGCCTTTTCCGTCATGAAAAATCGCGAGCTCATCCCAGATAGCATCGATACGCGCCGTCACGCTGGGATCTTTCTTGATGGGCGTTCCCCACTCGCGCTGCGTCTCGCCCGGCCATTTGTTGGTCGCGTCGAGGCCCATTTTGGAGCCAAGTCCCGACACCGGCGAGGCGAAATCCAGATAATCGATCGGCGTGTTCTCCACCATCACCGTGTCGCGCGCCGGATCCATGCGTGTGGTGATCGCCCAGATCACATCGTTCCAGTCGCGCGCGTTAATGTCATCATCACAAACGATCACGAACTTGGTGTACATAAACTGGCGCAGGAATGACCAGACGCCCATCATCACGCGCTTCGCGTGGCCCGCGTACTGCTTGCGCATTGTGACCACAGCAAGCCGATACGAGCACCCTTCCGGCGGAAGATAAAAATCCACGATCTCCGGGAACTGTTTTTGCAGGATGGGCACCAGCACTTCATTGAGCGCCACGCCCAGCACCGCGGGTTCATCAGGCGGGCGTCCCGTATACGTCGAGTGATAAATCGCGTTTTCACGCTGCGTCACGTGCGTCACGGTAAAGACCGGGAAATTATCTATCTCATTATAGTAACCGGTGTGATCGCCATACGGGCCTTCCGGTGCCATTTCGCCGGGTTCAATATAGCCTTCCAGCACGATTTCGGCGCTGGCCGGGATCTCAAGGTCGTTAGAAAGACACTTCACCACTTCGGTTTTTGTGCCTCGCAGCAGGCCCGCGAACGCGTATTCGGAGAGCGTATCCGGCACCGGCGTCACCGCGCCCAGAATCGTCGCCGGGTCAGCGCCCAGCGCGACGGCAACCGGGAAGCGTTCGCCCGGATGCGCCTGGCACCACTCCTGGAAGTCAAGCGCGCCGCCGCGGTGCGACAGCCAGCGCATAATGAGTTTATTTTTGCCGATTAACTGCTGGCGGTAGATGCCCAGATTCTGGCGCTCTTTATGCGGGCCGCGAGTGACCGTCAGGCCCCACGTAATAAGCGGCGCCGCGTCATCCGGCCAGCACTGCATGATGGGAATGCGGTTCAGGTCGACCTCATCGCCCTGCCACACTTTCTCCTGACAAGGCGCGTTACGCAGCCGCTTCGTCGGCATGTTCAGCACTTGCTTAAACTGCGGCAGCTTGTCGAAGAGATCGCGGAAACCGCGCGGCGGCTCCGGCTCTTTCAGAAACGCCAGCAGCTTGCCGACTTCACGCAGCGCGGAGATATCCTCCTGGCCCATGCCCATCGCCACGCGTTTCGGCGTGCCAAACAGGTTGCAGAGCACCGGCATGGTATGGCCTTTCGGGTTTTCAAACAGCAGCGCCGGGCCACCCGCGCGCAATGTGCGGTCGGCAATTTCCGTCATCTCCAGGTAAGGATCGACGGGCAATGTAATGCGCTTGAGTTCGCCTTGCTGCTCCAGCAGCGCCAGAAAATCGCGTAGGTCGTGGTATTTCATGCAGTTATTCGTGGCTTTAAAATAAGCTTTTTATTATACGGTGTTCGCCGAAGGCATGCCGTAATTTTGTTAAATTAACGTGAATCATCACCACAGGCTATAGCACTGCGCGGTATAATGCCCTTAGCGATCCTGAGGTGGTTTTGTTATGCTGGCGCGTCCGGCCATGTAAGAAGAGTCATTATGCAATCCTGGTATTTACTGTACTGTAAACGCGGGCAGCTTCAGCGCGCTAAAGAGCACCTTGAACGACAGTCGGTGAACTGCCTTACGCCAATGATTACGCTTGAAAAAATGGTACGAGGCAGACGCACCTCCGTCAGCGAGCCGCTGTTTCCGAACTACCTTTTCGTCCGCTTTGACCCGGAAGATATTCATACCACGACGATAAGCTCCACCCGCGGCGTCAGCCATTTCGTTCGCTTTGGATCGCACCCGGCCGTGGTGCCGCAGACGGTCATCGAGCAGTTGCTCGACTGGCACCCGGAAAACGTGACTGACCCGGATACGCCACATACCGGCGATATGGTGGTGATTACCGAAGGCGCGTTTGAAGGATTGCAGGCGATTTTTACCGAGCCAGATGGCGAAGCTCGTTCTATGCTGCTACTGAATTTGCTGAACAAGCAGGTGCTGCAAAGCGTGAAGAATACCGAATTCCGTAAAGTCTGACGCGAAAGGCAGAAAGTAAAACGGCGGCTCAGTGCCGCCGTTTGTCATTAATGCGTCGCTTCGCCGATAACGCCGCCCGCGCCTGCGCCAACCGCCGCGCCTTTCAGCACGCTTTTCCCGGTTGCCGCGGCAACGCCCGCGCCCACGACCGCACCGGCGACACCGCCTTTACGCGCGGCTTTGCCTTTATCGCCTTTTTTCAGCATCGCGCCGGTGCCCGCGCCAATGACCGCCCCGCCCACCGCGCTTTTGACATCTTTGCCTGCAATGGCACCCGCCGTCGCGCCAAGCACCGCGCCGGTCGCCGTTTTATCCATCGCTATCACCGGCGCGCTGGTGAGCAGCATCAGCACCACAATGCCCGTAATTGTCTTTTTCATCATCGTCCCTCAACTGTGTAAATCCGGGATAACTTCCCGGCGGGAAGGATATCACCGGGCTTTGAGAGGGAAAGGCACCAGCAGCGTGCAAAAATCCACACTCTGCCGGTTTCAGCAGGCAGCGTTACGCAGGCGACGCGTTTTTCAGAAACAGCCGTGCGGCATTGGCATCCGTCGTGGCCTCAAGCCAGGCGGGATCTTCACCACGCCACTGCGCGACTTGCTTAAGAATATGCGGCAGCCAGCATGGCTCGTTGCGACGCGATTTGGGCTTTGGTGAGAGATCGCGCGGCAACAGATAAGGCGCGTCTGTTTCCAGCAGCAGGCGATCGGCGGGAATGACCGGCAGAAGCGCACGCAGTTCGAGCCCGCGGCGCTCGTCGCAAACCCAGCCGGTAATACCGAGGTACAGACCGCGCTCAAGGACTTCACGCGCCTCCTGTTCGGTGCCGGTAAAACAGTGCAGCACCGCGCCTGGCAGTTTATCGAGCCACGGGTCGAGCAGCGCAAGAAAGCGCGCATGGGCATCGCGGCAATGCAAAAACACCGGTAGCGCCAGCTCTGCCGCCAGCCGCAACTGTTCGGTAAAAGCGTGCTCCTGCTCCGCGGGCGTTGAAAAATTCCGGTTGAAATCAAGACCGCATTCGCCAATAGCCACCACCTGCGGCTCGCCCGCCAGCGCACGCAGCCGCGCCGCGCTCTCATCATTCCAGGAACTGGCGTCGTGCGGGTGAACGCCCGCGGTCGACCAGCAGCCCTCGTAACGCCTGGCGAACGCGCAAGCCTGTACGCTTTCCTCAAGCGACGTGCCGGTAAAGAGCATATTGCTGACGCCTGCCGCACGGGCGCGGGCAATCATTTCATCCCTGTCATGGTCAAACTGAGAACTGGTTATATTTAGGCCAATATCAAACATCGCGCTTTCCATATGAAAACCGCCCTGACGGGCGGTTACGTTATTCTTCTGTTTCTTCTTCGGTATCCTGCTCTCGCGGACGTCGTTTACCGACGTAAAAGCGCGAGAAGAAAATGCCGACTTCAAACAGGCAGTACATCGGTATCGCCAGCAGTGTTTGCGAAAACACATCCGGCGGAGTAAGCAGCATCCCGACGACAAACGCGCCGACCAGCACATACGGGCGTTTGGCACGCAGATCTTCCGGTGTGGTCACGCCCATCCAGCACAGTAAGACGATAGCGACCGGCACTTCAAACGACACGCCGAAGGCCATAAACAGCGCCATGACGAAATCGAGATAGCTGGTGATATCGGTCGACACCACTACGCCAACAGGCGCGGTTTTCGTTAAGAAGCCGAATGCCAGCGGGAACACCACGAAATAGGCGAAGGCCATACCGATATAAAACAGCAGCGTACTGGAGACCAGCAGTGGGATAATCAGGCGTCGCTCATGCTTGTACAGCGCCGGAGCGACAAACGCCCAGACCTGATACAAAATCACCGGTGCGGAGAGGATCACCGACACCATCATGGTCAGCTTGATAGGCGTGAAAAACGGCGACGCCACGTCGGTAGCAATCATGCTGGCGCCGTGTGGCATCTGGCTTATCAGCGGGGCTGCGACCAGTTGATAGATGTCATTGGCGAAGTAGACCAGCGCCAGAAAAATCACCAGGACCGCGACGATGCAGTTCAGCAGCCGCTTACGCAGTTCAATCAGATGACTGATTAGGGGTTGGGTATCTTCAACAGCCATGTCAGGGTTTATCACTCACGGTGGATGCGGCTTCAGGTTTGCGCGTGCTGGCGGGCGCGTCCGGCGACGCTTCAACGTTCGTTGCAGGCTCAGCGTTTGCAGAGGCCGTTGATTGCGGGGCGGCGGTTTCTGCCGCTGGCGACACTTCCGGTTTCTGCGCAGGTGCCTGTGCCTGATGCTCAGCTTTCGCTGGCGTAACGCCTTCGTGCTGAGCCTCGTTGCCTTTCACCAGCGGGTTATGAATGGTGTGGGCGTCGTCGCTCGCTTTTTCCGGATCGTTAACGCTGTAAGAGCGCTTCATTGATTCCGCCGCTTCGCGCAGTTCGTCCATCGACGCTTTCAGCTCTGGCGTCAGATTATCGATGCTCGCTTTTTCCACTTTCTTCAGGCTTTCCTGAAACTCCTGCAGCTTCAGCTCCTGGGTCAGTTCATTCTGCACCGTGGTCGCAAGCGAACGCAGCGCGCGAACCCAGCCTGCGACAGTGCGGACAGCCACAGGTAAACGCTGCGGCCCCAGCACGATAAGCCCGATAACAAAAACCAGCAGCAGTTCGCCAAAACCAATATCAAACACGGATTACACCTGCTCTTTATCACGTTTTTTGGCGTCGTCAGCGTTGACGTCGCTTTTGGTTTCGCCGATTTGTTTATCCTGCGCGGAAGGCGCAGTGAAATCCGCATCCTGGTGATGCTTTTGCTTGTCGTCATCACCCATCGCTTTTTTAAAGCCTTTGATGGATTCGCCAAGGTCAGAGCCCAGCGAGCGTAACTTTTTGGTGCCGAAAAGCAGAACAACCAGAACCGCGATAATCAATAACTGCCAGATACTGATGCCACCCATACATTTCCTCAGTTACCAGTGATAATGGTATTCATCAGGCCACAGTATACCCGTGGCCATTACATAACAATGCCTGCGCTAGTCGGTACGTCGCCAGCCGATAAGCCAGACGAGAATACCGCCTGCCATCAGCCATCCGGGCGACATGCCCCAGTCAGGACGGTTGATAAAGAGCAGCGTGCCGCTCAGCATCAGCGTGGCGCCAATGCCGAACAGATAGCGCGACTGCCCCTGCTTCACACGATGCTCCTGCAGCTCATGGGCAATCTTATCAACACTTTGTTGCAGTTGTTTGCCTTGCCGCAGGCTGTTGTAGACCAGTTCAGGAATTTCCGGGATTTTCTCCGCCCAGAATGGCGCTTTCTCTTTAAAGGAGCGCACCAGCGCCG
The genomic region above belongs to Cronobacter malonaticus LMG 23826 and contains:
- the ubiD gene encoding 4-hydroxy-3-polyprenylbenzoate decarboxylase, producing the protein MKYHDLRDFLALLEQQGELKRITLPVDPYLEMTEIADRTLRAGGPALLFENPKGHTMPVLCNLFGTPKRVAMGMGQEDISALREVGKLLAFLKEPEPPRGFRDLFDKLPQFKQVLNMPTKRLRNAPCQEKVWQGDEVDLNRIPIMQCWPDDAAPLITWGLTVTRGPHKERQNLGIYRQQLIGKNKLIMRWLSHRGGALDFQEWCQAHPGERFPVAVALGADPATILGAVTPVPDTLSEYAFAGLLRGTKTEVVKCLSNDLEIPASAEIVLEGYIEPGEMAPEGPYGDHTGYYNEIDNFPVFTVTHVTQRENAIYHSTYTGRPPDEPAVLGVALNEVLVPILQKQFPEIVDFYLPPEGCSYRLAVVTMRKQYAGHAKRVMMGVWSFLRQFMYTKFVIVCDDDINARDWNDVIWAITTRMDPARDTVMVENTPIDYLDFASPVSGLGSKMGLDATNKWPGETQREWGTPIKKDPSVTARIDAIWDELAIFHDGKGA
- the rfaH gene encoding transcription/translation regulatory transformer protein RfaH, with translation MQSWYLLYCKRGQLQRAKEHLERQSVNCLTPMITLEKMVRGRRTSVSEPLFPNYLFVRFDPEDIHTTTISSTRGVSHFVRFGSHPAVVPQTVIEQLLDWHPENVTDPDTPHTGDMVVITEGAFEGLQAIFTEPDGEARSMLLLNLLNKQVLQSVKNTEFRKV
- a CDS encoding glycine zipper family protein, whose protein sequence is MKKTITGIVVLMLLTSAPVIAMDKTATGAVLGATAGAIAGKDVKSAVGGAVIGAGTGAMLKKGDKGKAARKGGVAGAVVGAGVAAATGKSVLKGAAVGAGAGGVIGEATH
- the tatD gene encoding 3'-5' ssDNA/RNA exonuclease TatD is translated as MFDIGLNITSSQFDHDRDEMIARARAAGVSNMLFTGTSLEESVQACAFARRYEGCWSTAGVHPHDASSWNDESAARLRALAGEPQVVAIGECGLDFNRNFSTPAEQEHAFTEQLRLAAELALPVFLHCRDAHARFLALLDPWLDKLPGAVLHCFTGTEQEAREVLERGLYLGITGWVCDERRGLELRALLPVIPADRLLLETDAPYLLPRDLSPKPKSRRNEPCWLPHILKQVAQWRGEDPAWLEATTDANAARLFLKNASPA
- the tatC gene encoding Sec-independent protein translocase subunit TatC — protein: MAVEDTQPLISHLIELRKRLLNCIVAVLVIFLALVYFANDIYQLVAAPLISQMPHGASMIATDVASPFFTPIKLTMMVSVILSAPVILYQVWAFVAPALYKHERRLIIPLLVSSTLLFYIGMAFAYFVVFPLAFGFLTKTAPVGVVVSTDITSYLDFVMALFMAFGVSFEVPVAIVLLCWMGVTTPEDLRAKRPYVLVGAFVVGMLLTPPDVFSQTLLAIPMYCLFEVGIFFSRFYVGKRRPREQDTEEETEE
- the tatB gene encoding Sec-independent protein translocase protein TatB; its protein translation is MFDIGFGELLLVFVIGLIVLGPQRLPVAVRTVAGWVRALRSLATTVQNELTQELKLQEFQESLKKVEKASIDNLTPELKASMDELREAAESMKRSYSVNDPEKASDDAHTIHNPLVKGNEAQHEGVTPAKAEHQAQAPAQKPEVSPAAETAAPQSTASANAEPATNVEASPDAPASTRKPEAASTVSDKP
- the tatA gene encoding Sec-independent protein translocase subunit TatA translates to MGGISIWQLLIIAVLVVLLFGTKKLRSLGSDLGESIKGFKKAMGDDDKQKHHQDADFTAPSAQDKQIGETKSDVNADDAKKRDKEQV